The Magnetospirillum sp. XM-1 genomic interval GTCATGCAGGGTCTTGATGATCTTGAACATCTCGCCGACCACGGCGGGCGCCAGCCCCAGCGACGGCTCATCGAACATCATCAGGCGCGGCTGGCCCATCAGGCAGCGGCCGATGGCCAGCATCTGCTGCTCGCCGCCCGACAGCGTCCCCGCCGCCTGGTCGAAGCGGACCTTGAGCTTGGGGAACATCTCGTAGCAGCGTTCCAGCGTCTCCTTGCGCTTGGATCGCGCCCGGGGCAGAACGGCGCCCATCTCCAGGTTCTCGCGCACGCTCATGGAGGGGAAGATCTGCCTTCCCTCGGCCACCTGGGCCACGCCCAGATCGCAGATCACCGAACTCAAGCGCCCGGTGATGTCGTGGCCGTCGAAACGAATCGTGCCCCGGCCGGGCTTCTTCATGCCGGCGATGGCGCGGATAAGCGAGGTCTTGCCGGCGCCGTTGGCGCCGATGATCGCCACCACCTCGCCCTCGGCCACGTCGAGGGACACGCCGTCCAGCGCCTGGGCATCGCCGTAGAACAGGTCGAGATCGCGAACTTCCAGCATCATCCGTGATCCTCTCCCAGATAGCATTCCAGCACCTTGGGATGGCTGGTGACCTCGGCCGGCGTGCCCTCGGCGATCTTCTCGCCGTGGTGCAGCACGACCACGTGATCGGACAGCGCCATCACGGCGCGCATGACGTGCTCGATGAGCAGGATGGTCAGCCCGGTCTCCTTGTTGAGGCCGGTGAGGATGGCGACCATGCGGTCGCATTCCACCGGGCGCAAACCCGCCATCACCTCGTCGAGCAGCAGCAACTTGGGCCGCGTCGCCAGGGCCTTGGCCACTTCCAGACGCTTGCGGTCGGGCAGGGTCAGGGTCTGGGCCGGGTCCTTGGCACGGTCGCCCAGTTCCAGCAGGTCGAGGATGGCCCGGGACGCCGCCCTGGCCTTCTCCACGTCGCCGTTGTCGTGGCGGAGCGCGCCCACCATGACGTTCTCTTCCACCGACAGGCCGGCGAAGGGCTTGACGATCTGGAAGGTGCGGCCGACGCCCGCGCGGCAGATGGCCGCCTGGCCCAGGCCGGTGACGTCTTCCCCGTCCAGCACCACACGACCGTCGCTGGGCGGAAGCGCGCCGGCGATCAGGTTGAAGGTGGTGGTCTTGCCCGCCCCGTTGGGGCCGATCAGGGCGACGATGTCGCCCCGGGGCACGTCGAAGGTTACGGCGTTGACGGCGCGCAGGCCGCGGAAGCTCTTGCCCAGGTTCTCGACGGAAAGCATGGGAGCAGGGGCGTTCATCGTCCGTCTCCCTCCAGGCGAAGCGCCTTGCGCAGCCACGGCCACAGCCCGTTCGGCTTCAAGACCAGGATCAGCATCAGACAGACGCCGTAGGCGATCTGCTTGACGCCGTCGATGCCGATATGGGCGCCCAACTCGGTCAGCAGCTCGCCCAGCGCGGTCAGCACCACGGCGCCGAGGATCGGCCCGAACAGGGTGCCGATGCCGCCGATGATGGTGCCCAGCATCAGCTCGATGGAGCGATGCATGGAGAAGATGCTTTCCGGATAAAGATTGTTGTTGAAGAAGGCCAGGAACACGCCGCCCAGGCTGGTCATGGCCGCCGAGATCAGCACGGCGATCATCTTGTTCTTGAACACGTCGATGCCCAGCGCGTCGGCGGCGTCCTGATCCTCGCGGATGGCCTGCCAGTAATAGCCGATGCGCCGCGTCAGCAGGGCGCGGCTGAACCAGAAGGCGGCCGCCGTCATGCCCAGCGCCACGTAATAGAACATGGTGGTCGAGCCGCGCAGCAGCCACAGATTGTTGGGGCTGTTGTTGGGGGCGGGGGGCAGGAACAGGCCCGACGAGGCGCCCACCCAGCCCCAATGGTCGAACAACACGCGGGTGAACTCGGCGAACGCGATGGTCAGCAGGGCGAAATAGACGCCCATCACCTTGAAGCGGAAGCCCAGCGTGCCGATCACCGCGCCGGCGGCGGCCGAGACCGCCATGCCGGCCAGGGCGCCGATCCACGGCGGGGTGCCGTAATGGACGAACAACGCGCCGCCGGCATAGGCCCCCAGGCCCACATAAAGGGCGTGGCCCAGCGAGAACTGGCCGGCGAAGCCCATCATCACGTTCCAGCTCATGCCCAGATAGGCCTGGAGCAGCACGGTGATCAGGATGGAGAGCAGGTAGTCGCCCGCCGCCAGGGGAGCCACGGCGAGAATCGCCAGCAGGCCGAGAAGCAGGACCGCGCGGCGGTCACGGAACAGGGCGCTCATGGCTTCTTCCCCAGGATGCCTTGCGGGCGCAGCAGCAGGACGAGGATCAGCAGGCCGAAGCTGAACATGCTTTTGAGGCTGGGCGCGATCAGCACGCCCGACAGCGCCTCGGACAGGCCCACCAGGATGCCGCCCAGCAGCGCGCCGCCCAGGCTGCCCAGGCCGCCCAGGATGACGATGATGAAGCCCAGCAGGGTGTAGTCAGATGACAGGTGCGGATGCACGTCGACCAGCAGCAGCAGCAGGCAGCCGGCGGCGCCCACGCAGGCCGTGCCGATGCCGAACGTGATGGCGTAGAGCTTTTCCACGTCCAGGCCCACCACGCGCGCTCCCACCGGATTGTCGGCGCAGGCGCGGATGGCGGTTCCCGTGGTGGTGTACTTAAAGAAGGCCCACAGCAGAAAGGCCACGCCGCCGGCGGTGAAGGCGGCGATGACGCGGACCTTGTCCAGCACCAGGCTTCCGAGCGAATAGCTCTCGAAGCTGGCGTCGAGTTGGATGTTGCGCGCGTCGGGCCCGAACACCATCAGCACCACGTTGGTGATGATCATGGCCACCGAGAGCAGCAGCAGGAACTGGATGTGCTCGGTGACTTCAAGAAAGTGGTTGATCAGGAAACGCTGCAGCAGGTAGCCGACGACGAACAGGCCGCCGGCCACCAGCGGCAGGGCGGGGACCGGTGCGATCCCCAGCTTGGTGAAGAGCAGGAAGGCGGCATACATCGCCACCACCATCATGTCGCCATGGGCAAAATTGACCACGCGCATGACGCCGAAGATGACCGACAGCCCAAGGGCCATCAGGCCGTAGACCAGGCCGGTCAAAAGACCGGCGCTGATCACGTTCATGAAGAAGGTGGCGTCCATCCCGGCTCCCCGCCCAAGCTTTGCCGATGTTGCGGCTTTTCTTTAAGTGCGGCCCTTGAAGGGCGGCATGGGGAAGATGGGCTTGGCTTCGGCCGAGGCCGCCGGCAACGTCACCGTCGGCTTGCCGCCCAGGTTCTGCACCGCCGCCGAGATCAGGTTCATGTTCTGGCCGTTGGCCTCGAACTTGATCGCCCCGCCCAGCATGACGCGCTTGGACAGGTTGGTGGCGCGCAGGGCCTCGGTCAGGGCCTGCGGATCATTGCTGCCGGCCCGCTTGTGGGCGTCGGCGGCGATCAGCACGGCCTCGAAGGTGAAGCCGACGTTCAGGTCGCAGCTTTCGTCGGGGAAGGCCTTCTCGAAGGTCTTTTCCAGCTGCTTGGCCATTTCCTGCTTGGGATCGAACCACGGCACGTTGGTGGTGCAGTATTCGGCGTACTTGCCGAGCGCCTTGAAGAACTGCTTGTCGTACATGCCCGGAGCGCCGGGGCTGATGATGCCCATGGTCTCCACCTGCTGCTTGACCATTTCGCGCACCAGCAGGATGGCGTCGTTGAGACGGGTCACCGTCATGATGAAGTCGGCCTTGGCCGCCTTGGCCTTGGACACCTCGATGGAGAGGTCGCGGGCCTTGGGGTCGTAGGCGATGGTCTCGACGATCTGGAACGGCATGTCCAGCTTGGGCATCAGGGCGTTGATGCCGCCCAGCATGGCCATGCCGAAGCTGTCGTTGATGTGCAGCAGCACGGCGGTCTTCGGCGTCACGCCGGTGGCTGCGAAGATGTCCTTGTAGAGCAGCAGCCCGCCCTTGCCCAGCATGCCGGCGGAGGGGAAGTTGCGGAACACGTACTTGAATCCCTGCTCGGTCAGCTTGGGCTCGGAGGCGATGTTGACCACGAAGGGCACGCCCTTCGCCTCGGCCACGCCGGCCACGGCGAGAGTGGTGGCGGAATCGAAGCAGCCCATCAGCATGTTGGCGCCTTCGCGGATCAGCTTTTCCGCCTGGGTGCGCCCCACGTCGGGGTTGGATTCGGTGTCGGCGTTCATCAGCTCGACCGAATAGCCCATGTCCTTCAGCATGGGCAGACCGATCTCGGCGCCGCGCTGGCAGGCCTGGCCGATCAGGGCCAGGTGGCCGGAGCGCGGCAGCAGCACGCCCAGCTTGAGCGGAGTCGCCGCCCGCGCCGAGCGCAGGGGCAACCCGGTGGAAGTGACCAAGGCGCCGGCCGCCGCGGCCGTGGTGAACTGACGGCGGGTAATGGTCCGTGACGCGGACAGACTCGTGGTGTTGTCAGACATTGGGACGTCCCTTTCGCGTTCGAAAGCCTCCTGGGTCGCTCTTTGGCGACTTTGAT includes:
- a CDS encoding ABC transporter ATP-binding protein produces the protein MLEVRDLDLFYGDAQALDGVSLDVAEGEVVAIIGANGAGKTSLIRAIAGMKKPGRGTIRFDGHDITGRLSSVICDLGVAQVAEGRQIFPSMSVRENLEMGAVLPRARSKRKETLERCYEMFPKLKVRFDQAAGTLSGGEQQMLAIGRCLMGQPRLMMFDEPSLGLAPAVVGEMFKIIKTLHDEGMTVILVEQNVSASLKLADRGYVLENGRVVLSGTGTGLLNDDGVRQAYLGL
- a CDS encoding ABC transporter ATP-binding protein, with product MNAPAPMLSVENLGKSFRGLRAVNAVTFDVPRGDIVALIGPNGAGKTTTFNLIAGALPPSDGRVVLDGEDVTGLGQAAICRAGVGRTFQIVKPFAGLSVEENVMVGALRHDNGDVEKARAASRAILDLLELGDRAKDPAQTLTLPDRKRLEVAKALATRPKLLLLDEVMAGLRPVECDRMVAILTGLNKETGLTILLIEHVMRAVMALSDHVVVLHHGEKIAEGTPAEVTSHPKVLECYLGEDHG
- a CDS encoding branched-chain amino acid ABC transporter permease, whose translation is MSALFRDRRAVLLLGLLAILAVAPLAAGDYLLSILITVLLQAYLGMSWNVMMGFAGQFSLGHALYVGLGAYAGGALFVHYGTPPWIGALAGMAVSAAAGAVIGTLGFRFKVMGVYFALLTIAFAEFTRVLFDHWGWVGASSGLFLPPAPNNSPNNLWLLRGSTTMFYYVALGMTAAAFWFSRALLTRRIGYYWQAIREDQDAADALGIDVFKNKMIAVLISAAMTSLGGVFLAFFNNNLYPESIFSMHRSIELMLGTIIGGIGTLFGPILGAVVLTALGELLTELGAHIGIDGVKQIAYGVCLMLILVLKPNGLWPWLRKALRLEGDGR
- a CDS encoding branched-chain amino acid ABC transporter permease, translating into MDATFFMNVISAGLLTGLVYGLMALGLSVIFGVMRVVNFAHGDMMVVAMYAAFLLFTKLGIAPVPALPLVAGGLFVVGYLLQRFLINHFLEVTEHIQFLLLLSVAMIITNVVLMVFGPDARNIQLDASFESYSLGSLVLDKVRVIAAFTAGGVAFLLWAFFKYTTTGTAIRACADNPVGARVVGLDVEKLYAITFGIGTACVGAAGCLLLLLVDVHPHLSSDYTLLGFIIVILGGLGSLGGALLGGILVGLSEALSGVLIAPSLKSMFSFGLLILVLLLRPQGILGKKP
- a CDS encoding ABC transporter substrate-binding protein yields the protein MSDNTTSLSASRTITRRQFTTAAAAGALVTSTGLPLRSARAATPLKLGVLLPRSGHLALIGQACQRGAEIGLPMLKDMGYSVELMNADTESNPDVGRTQAEKLIREGANMLMGCFDSATTLAVAGVAEAKGVPFVVNIASEPKLTEQGFKYVFRNFPSAGMLGKGGLLLYKDIFAATGVTPKTAVLLHINDSFGMAMLGGINALMPKLDMPFQIVETIAYDPKARDLSIEVSKAKAAKADFIMTVTRLNDAILLVREMVKQQVETMGIISPGAPGMYDKQFFKALGKYAEYCTTNVPWFDPKQEMAKQLEKTFEKAFPDESCDLNVGFTFEAVLIAADAHKRAGSNDPQALTEALRATNLSKRVMLGGAIKFEANGQNMNLISAAVQNLGGKPTVTLPAASAEAKPIFPMPPFKGRT